The Coleofasciculus sp. FACHB-T130 genome includes a window with the following:
- a CDS encoding STAS domain-containing protein: MQNTLVRPNVAVIRPQGHINASNAVEFQGQLTAAVSSPEQSIVLVDMAQVEFLDSAGLMAFVSAHRLAHSLGRRFSLSSVSPSIRMIFELAQLDGVFEILESPAALEANIGV, from the coding sequence ATGCAAAATACGCTAGTTCGCCCCAACGTTGCAGTTATTCGCCCCCAAGGTCATATCAATGCATCGAATGCGGTTGAGTTCCAAGGTCAACTGACAGCAGCTGTTTCTTCACCCGAGCAATCCATTGTGCTAGTTGATATGGCGCAAGTAGAGTTCCTCGATAGTGCTGGCTTGATGGCGTTTGTTTCGGCTCACCGTTTAGCACACAGTCTAGGACGGCGGTTTAGCCTCTCTTCAGTGTCGCCCTCCATTCGGATGATTTTTGAACTGGCTCAACTTGACGGAGTCTTTGAAATTTTAGAAAG